The following are from one region of the Methyloversatilis discipulorum genome:
- a CDS encoding fructosamine kinase family protein, producing the protein MNAVATRIAAALGVGCSAVAELAPGRTRRALRIDTGDAPLFVKLLPADRAEVFAAEMEGLALLRGTGCFRVPAARGSGTADDVAWLALEWLDLKPVSTDDDGRAFGKALAALHEVHGDLYGLPRDNWLGDSRQENGTSTTWPLFYAQKRLRPQLERLIAEGMRGELIRNLQGIVERVPALFLEYRPAPSLLHGDLWHGNAGMVGDQPAVFDPAVHYGDREADYAMTELFGGFPISMYAAYQKSAPLDAGAASRRGLYRLYHLLNHTLLFGSAYLRETERTAARLLSELR; encoded by the coding sequence ATGAACGCGGTTGCGACACGGATTGCCGCTGCGCTCGGCGTCGGCTGCAGCGCAGTGGCCGAGCTGGCGCCCGGTCGTACGCGCCGTGCGCTGAGGATCGACACTGGCGACGCTCCCCTTTTCGTCAAGCTGCTGCCGGCCGATCGGGCGGAGGTGTTCGCAGCCGAGATGGAGGGACTGGCGCTGCTGCGCGGTACAGGCTGTTTCCGGGTGCCGGCCGCGCGCGGCAGCGGCACCGCCGACGACGTTGCCTGGCTGGCGCTCGAATGGCTGGACCTGAAACCGGTGTCCACCGACGACGACGGGCGCGCCTTCGGCAAGGCGCTGGCAGCGCTGCACGAAGTGCACGGTGACCTGTATGGCCTGCCGCGCGACAACTGGCTCGGCGACAGCCGTCAGGAGAACGGCACGTCCACCACCTGGCCACTCTTCTATGCGCAGAAGCGCCTGCGGCCGCAACTCGAACGACTGATCGCCGAAGGCATGCGCGGCGAGCTGATACGCAACCTGCAGGGCATCGTCGAACGCGTACCGGCCCTGTTCCTCGAGTATCGCCCGGCCCCCTCGCTATTGCATGGCGACCTGTGGCACGGCAATGCCGGCATGGTCGGGGACCAGCCCGCCGTGTTCGACCCGGCTGTGCATTACGGCGATCGCGAGGCGGACTACGCGATGACGGAACTGTTCGGAGGCTTCCCGATCTCGATGTACGCCGCCTATCAGAAGAGTGCCCCGCTGGACGCTGGCGCTGCATCCCGACGCGGTCTTTACCGGCTGTATCACCTGCTGAACCACACCTTGCTGTTCGGCAGCGCCTACCTGCGGGAAACCGAACGCACCGCAGCACGACTGCTGTCGGAACTGCGCTGA
- a CDS encoding phasin family protein, whose product MAFTPEHFAAANKNGIEALLTLANTAFASTERLAALNLNTARSLLEDSVANAKTLMGAKDVQEIVSLQSGLVQPAIEKVVAYSRSVYEIVSQTQEELSKVVEAQVGEVNKAVTSTLDQAAKQAPAGSDVAVAAVKSAIAAANSAYDSMAKAAKQAVEMAEANVNAATSATVRAVGAASTTAKKKAAA is encoded by the coding sequence ATGGCCTTCACCCCTGAACATTTCGCCGCCGCCAACAAGAACGGCATCGAAGCCCTGCTGACCCTGGCCAACACCGCCTTTGCCAGCACCGAGCGCCTCGCCGCTCTGAACCTGAACACCGCCCGTTCGCTGCTGGAAGACAGCGTCGCGAACGCCAAGACCCTGATGGGCGCCAAGGACGTGCAAGAGATCGTGTCGCTGCAGAGCGGCCTGGTCCAGCCGGCGATCGAGAAGGTCGTTGCCTACTCGCGCAGCGTCTATGAAATCGTTTCGCAGACCCAGGAAGAGCTGAGCAAGGTTGTCGAAGCTCAGGTCGGTGAAGTCAACAAGGCTGTCACCTCGACCCTGGATCAGGCCGCCAAGCAAGCCCCGGCCGGTTCCGATGTCGCCGTCGCCGCTGTCAAGTCGGCCATCGCCGCCGCCAACAGCGCCTACGACAGCATGGCCAAGGCTGCTAAGCAGGCCGTCGAAATGGCTGAAGCGAACGTGAACGCCGCCACCTCGGCGACCGTGCGTGCCGTCGGCGCCGCCAGCACGACCGCGAAGAAGAAGGCTGCTGCCTAA
- a CDS encoding competence/damage-inducible protein A codes for MAIGLYIIGDEILSGRRQDGHFAKVRELLAERGLQLSWVSYLGDERPRLIDAFRRSLATTDIVFSCGGIGVTPDDHTRQAAAAALGVDCVLHPAAEVEIRARFGAEVTENRLRLGEFPAGCDIIPNPFNRIPGFSCGDHHFVPGFPEMAWPMMQWVLDTKYRQLHHTRNWTEASFFVFDAHESRLLDLMQAIERDYGVTVFSLPSFGNAKRARPHIELGAKGDPDKVAPALAAMRTEVIQRGLEVDADPI; via the coding sequence ATGGCCATCGGCCTCTACATCATCGGCGATGAAATCCTGTCCGGCCGCCGTCAGGACGGGCACTTCGCCAAAGTGCGCGAACTGCTCGCCGAGCGCGGCCTGCAGCTGTCGTGGGTGAGCTATCTGGGCGACGAACGTCCACGTCTGATCGACGCCTTCCGTCGTTCGCTTGCGACGACCGACATCGTGTTCTCCTGCGGCGGCATAGGCGTCACGCCGGACGACCACACGCGGCAGGCCGCCGCGGCGGCGCTCGGTGTCGACTGCGTGCTGCATCCGGCGGCCGAGGTCGAAATCCGTGCGCGCTTCGGCGCCGAGGTGACGGAAAACCGTCTGCGTCTCGGCGAGTTTCCGGCAGGTTGCGACATCATTCCCAATCCGTTCAATCGCATTCCCGGCTTCAGCTGTGGCGACCACCATTTCGTGCCGGGCTTTCCTGAGATGGCCTGGCCGATGATGCAGTGGGTGCTCGACACGAAGTACCGGCAGCTGCATCACACCCGCAACTGGACTGAGGCCTCCTTCTTCGTGTTCGACGCACACGAGAGCCGGCTGCTCGATCTGATGCAGGCGATCGAGCGCGACTACGGTGTCACCGTGTTCAGTCTGCCGAGCTTTGGCAACGCGAAGCGGGCACGCCCGCACATCGAACTGGGCGCCAAGGGCGATCCGGACAAGGTCGCCCCGGCGCTGGCAGCCATGCGTACCGAGGTGATCCAGCGCGGCCTGGAGGTCGACGCCGACCCGATCTGA
- the ubiD gene encoding 4-hydroxy-3-polyprenylbenzoate decarboxylase, which produces MKYTDLRDFIAQLERMGELKRVARPVSPHLEMTEICDRVLRAQGPAVLFEQPTGHTMPVLGNLFGTPGRVALGMGVSGDKWAEALRDIGRTLSMLKEPEPPKGLKDAWDKLPMLKQVFSMAPKKVSSAPCQDVVWEGSQVDLSRLPVQHCWPGDAAPLITWGLVVTRGPDKKRQNLGIYRQQVIAQDKVIMRWLAHRGGALDFRDHARRFPGTPFPVSVVLGCDPATILGAVTPVPDTLSEYQFAGLLRGSRTELVKCIGNDLDVPASAEIVLEGELRPDASHPSGYEHAPEGPFGDHTGYYNEVAEFPVFTITRMTMRRNPIYHSTYTGKPPDEPAMLGVALNEVFVPLLQKQFPEITDFYLPPEGCSYRLAVVSMRKQYPGHAKRVMFGVWSFLRQFMYTKTIIVVDEDIDIRSWQEVIWAMTTRMDAKRDTVIVDNTPIDYLDFASPVAGLGSKMGLDATNKWPGETSREWGRTIEMDADVKRRVDAMWSELGL; this is translated from the coding sequence ATGAAATACACGGATTTGCGCGACTTCATCGCGCAGCTCGAACGGATGGGCGAACTGAAGCGCGTTGCGCGCCCGGTATCGCCGCATCTGGAGATGACCGAGATCTGCGACCGCGTGCTGCGCGCGCAGGGGCCAGCGGTGCTGTTCGAGCAGCCGACCGGTCACACGATGCCTGTGCTCGGCAACCTGTTCGGCACGCCGGGACGCGTGGCACTCGGCATGGGCGTCAGCGGCGACAAGTGGGCGGAAGCGCTGCGCGACATCGGTCGCACGCTGTCGATGCTGAAGGAGCCGGAGCCGCCCAAGGGCCTGAAGGATGCCTGGGACAAGCTGCCCATGCTGAAGCAGGTGTTCTCGATGGCACCGAAGAAGGTGTCGTCGGCTCCGTGTCAGGACGTCGTGTGGGAGGGCAGTCAGGTCGATCTGTCGCGCTTGCCGGTTCAGCACTGCTGGCCCGGTGATGCGGCACCGTTGATCACCTGGGGTCTGGTGGTGACGCGCGGACCGGACAAGAAGCGACAGAACCTCGGCATCTACCGCCAGCAGGTGATCGCGCAGGACAAGGTGATCATGCGCTGGCTGGCCCACCGCGGCGGTGCGCTCGATTTCCGCGACCACGCGCGCAGGTTTCCGGGCACGCCCTTCCCGGTTTCGGTGGTGCTGGGCTGCGATCCGGCGACGATACTGGGCGCGGTGACGCCGGTGCCGGACACGCTGTCCGAGTACCAGTTCGCCGGCCTGCTGCGTGGCAGCCGCACCGAACTGGTGAAGTGCATCGGCAACGATCTCGACGTGCCGGCCAGTGCCGAAATCGTGCTCGAAGGCGAACTGCGGCCGGACGCGAGCCATCCGTCCGGCTATGAGCACGCGCCGGAAGGGCCGTTCGGTGACCACACCGGCTACTACAACGAAGTGGCCGAGTTTCCGGTGTTCACGATCACGCGCATGACCATGCGCCGCAATCCGATCTACCACTCGACCTATACCGGCAAGCCGCCGGACGAACCGGCCATGCTTGGCGTGGCGCTGAACGAGGTGTTCGTGCCGCTGCTGCAGAAGCAGTTTCCGGAAATCACAGATTTCTATTTGCCGCCCGAAGGCTGTTCCTACCGGCTGGCGGTGGTGTCCATGCGCAAGCAGTACCCGGGGCACGCCAAGCGGGTCATGTTCGGCGTATGGAGCTTCCTGCGCCAGTTCATGTACACCAAGACCATCATCGTCGTGGACGAGGACATCGACATCCGCAGCTGGCAGGAGGTGATCTGGGCGATGACCACGCGCATGGACGCGAAGCGCGATACCGTCATCGTCGACAACACGCCGATCGACTACCTCGATTTCGCCAGCCCGGTCGCTGGCCTCGGGTCGAAGATGGGGCTGGACGCGACCAACAAGTGGCCGGGCGAAACCAGCCGCGAGTGGGGGCGCACGATAGAGATGGATGCCGACGTGAAGAGGCGCGTCGATGCGATGTGGTCCGAACTCGGACTCTGA
- a CDS encoding histone deacetylase, with protein sequence MRDRPAHTPDMLAWYADHFVLPLPETHRFPMDKYRRLRERVAAELPGITLSEPPAATDAELCRAHDAGYVDRASRGELSVNEIRMIGFPWSAQMIERSRRSAGATMAACRSALRDGVSVNLAGGTHHAKRASGAGYCVFNDSAVAARMLQAECGIERVAIVDLDVHQGDGTAEILGRADDVFTLSLHGDRNFPFRKERSHLDVALPDGCGDDAYLATLDDALTRMSARFDPQFILFLAGADPFEGDRLGRLKLTKPGLAARDARVFDYCRRRDLPLAVAMAGGYAEDIADIVDIHFATVAAALHHATTR encoded by the coding sequence ATGCGCGACCGTCCCGCTCACACGCCCGACATGCTTGCCTGGTACGCCGACCACTTCGTTCTGCCGCTGCCTGAAACCCATCGCTTCCCGATGGACAAATACCGCCGACTGCGGGAACGCGTGGCTGCCGAGCTGCCGGGCATCACGCTGAGCGAGCCGCCGGCCGCGACCGACGCCGAACTGTGCCGCGCGCACGACGCCGGCTACGTCGATCGCGCCAGCCGGGGCGAACTGAGCGTGAACGAAATCCGCATGATCGGCTTTCCGTGGTCGGCGCAGATGATAGAGCGCTCGCGCCGTTCCGCCGGCGCCACCATGGCCGCGTGTCGCAGCGCGCTGCGCGATGGCGTGTCGGTCAATCTGGCCGGCGGCACCCACCACGCCAAGCGCGCCAGCGGAGCCGGTTATTGCGTGTTCAACGACTCGGCGGTGGCCGCACGCATGCTGCAGGCCGAATGCGGCATCGAACGCGTGGCCATCGTCGACCTCGACGTGCACCAGGGCGACGGCACCGCGGAGATCCTTGGTCGGGCCGATGACGTATTCACGCTGTCGCTGCACGGCGACCGCAACTTCCCCTTCCGCAAGGAGCGCAGCCACCTCGACGTCGCGCTGCCTGACGGCTGCGGCGACGACGCCTACCTCGCCACACTCGACGACGCGCTGACACGGATGAGCGCGCGCTTCGACCCGCAGTTCATCCTCTTCCTCGCCGGCGCCGATCCGTTCGAGGGCGACCGCCTCGGTCGGCTCAAGCTCACCAAGCCGGGCCTGGCCGCACGCGACGCCCGGGTGTTCGACTACTGCCGCCGGCGTGACCTGCCGCTGGCGGTGGCGATGGCCGGCGGCTACGCGGAGGACATCGCCGACATCGTCGACATCCACTTCGCCACCGTCGCCGCCGCGCTGCACCACGCCACGACCCGCTGA
- a CDS encoding FlgO family outer membrane protein, producing the protein MRSSVLTLLCAGLLPLAACTSSVKPDPTYEQAASDRFVPANYKAADALLGQIDNSIGSGNPLIIATVVNIDALDQSSTLGRLVSEHVSSRFSRAGYHMVEMKFRNNVYVRQHQGEMMLTREIKDLARSHQARAVIVGTYGAAEDMVFINLKVIDPATNVALAAHDYVLPRDAAMKSLLRSTR; encoded by the coding sequence ATGCGCTCTTCTGTTCTCACGCTGCTGTGCGCCGGCCTGTTGCCGCTGGCCGCCTGCACATCCTCGGTCAAGCCCGACCCCACTTATGAGCAGGCGGCCAGCGACCGCTTCGTTCCGGCGAACTACAAGGCGGCCGATGCGCTGCTCGGGCAGATCGACAATTCGATCGGCAGCGGCAATCCGCTCATCATCGCCACCGTGGTGAACATCGACGCGCTGGACCAGTCGTCCACGCTGGGCCGGCTGGTGTCGGAGCACGTGTCGTCGCGCTTCTCCCGCGCCGGCTACCACATGGTGGAAATGAAGTTCCGCAACAACGTCTATGTGCGCCAGCATCAGGGCGAAATGATGCTCACCCGGGAGATCAAGGATCTCGCACGTTCGCATCAGGCACGCGCCGTCATCGTCGGCACCTATGGCGCCGCGGAGGACATGGTGTTCATCAACCTGAAGGTGATCGACCCGGCCACCAATGTCGCGCTGGCCGCGCACGACTACGTGCTGCCTCGCGACGCGGCAATGAAGTCGCTGTTGCGCAGCACGCGCTGA
- a CDS encoding serine aminopeptidase domain-containing protein produces the protein MSGSKVPVPEDIEFAATDGYLLRGRLWRPERDDGSRPAVIVCCATGVAARYYGRFAAWLSAHGLPAMTFDYRGIGDSRYGSLRGLRATKHDWGALDTDAAIRTLATRFPGRTLVGVGHSIGGFCLGSAPSNVRLARLLLVGSQYAYWPDYAPRQRVGYLLRWHLLMPALALMMGYFPGKRLGWLEDLPRGVALEWGLRLWPDFDRLYRWLPGAGGAPDGGAARAAFAGYHGEVLACASADDPYATPAAMERLLGWFTQARTRQVQFLPARFGLTRIGHFAPFHSDMQRTLWPLGLKWLRGRRSR, from the coding sequence GTGAGCGGGAGCAAGGTGCCCGTACCGGAGGACATCGAGTTCGCGGCGACGGACGGCTACCTGCTGCGCGGCCGGCTCTGGCGACCGGAGAGGGACGACGGCAGTCGGCCGGCGGTGATCGTCTGCTGTGCCACCGGCGTGGCCGCGCGTTACTACGGACGATTCGCTGCCTGGCTGTCCGCACATGGGCTGCCAGCGATGACCTTCGACTATCGCGGCATCGGTGACAGCCGCTACGGCAGCCTGCGCGGGCTGCGTGCCACCAAGCACGACTGGGGCGCGCTCGATACCGACGCAGCGATCCGCACGCTCGCCACCCGCTTTCCCGGACGCACGCTGGTCGGCGTTGGGCACAGCATCGGTGGCTTCTGCCTCGGGTCGGCGCCGTCGAATGTGCGGCTCGCCCGGCTGCTTCTGGTCGGCTCGCAATACGCCTACTGGCCGGACTACGCGCCGCGCCAGCGTGTCGGCTACCTGCTGCGCTGGCATCTGCTGATGCCGGCGCTCGCACTGATGATGGGCTATTTCCCGGGCAAGCGCCTGGGCTGGCTGGAGGACCTGCCGCGTGGCGTCGCGCTCGAATGGGGGCTGCGGCTGTGGCCGGATTTCGACCGGTTGTACCGCTGGCTGCCCGGCGCCGGCGGCGCCCCGGACGGCGGCGCGGCGCGCGCCGCCTTTGCCGGTTATCACGGTGAAGTGCTGGCCTGCGCGTCGGCCGACGACCCGTACGCGACGCCGGCGGCGATGGAACGGCTGCTTGGCTGGTTCACCCAAGCGCGCACCCGCCAGGTGCAGTTCCTGCCGGCGCGCTTCGGCCTGACCCGTATCGGCCACTTCGCGCCCTTTCACTCCGACATGCAGCGCACATTGTGGCCGCTTGGCCTGAAGTGGCTGCGCGGGCGCCGCAGCCGCTGA
- a CDS encoding DinB family protein: protein MIKAHSLTMARYHGWACDRLFASLDAVSDVDWRADHGLFFKSLHGTLNHLLLADLIWYGRFTGRPYAATSLADEVESDRSALQQRAREQAERWIELVEASDETVFASRLRYANMAGQACDTQWAGTLLHVFNHATHHRGQMSAVATRLGQPAPEMDLVYFLRLSGL, encoded by the coding sequence ATGATCAAAGCGCACAGTCTGACCATGGCCCGCTATCACGGCTGGGCCTGCGATCGCCTGTTCGCGTCGCTCGATGCGGTCAGCGACGTCGACTGGCGTGCTGATCATGGGCTGTTCTTCAAGAGCCTGCACGGCACGCTGAATCACCTGCTGCTTGCCGACCTGATCTGGTACGGCCGCTTCACCGGACGGCCGTATGCGGCCACTTCGCTCGCTGACGAAGTCGAGTCCGACCGGTCGGCGCTGCAGCAGCGGGCACGCGAGCAGGCCGAGCGCTGGATCGAACTGGTCGAGGCGTCCGACGAGACCGTCTTCGCGAGCCGGCTGCGCTACGCGAACATGGCGGGTCAGGCGTGTGACACACAGTGGGCCGGCACGCTGCTGCACGTGTTCAACCACGCGACCCACCACCGCGGCCAGATGTCGGCGGTCGCCACGCGCCTGGGGCAGCCGGCGCCGGAGATGGACCTCGTCTACTTCCTTCGCCTGAGCGGTCTGTGA
- a CDS encoding DUF1127 domain-containing protein gives MSAHAWLSEVARRLREGRRQRRARAELQAMNDLELRDLGLGRSDLPSVLGGRFEDGFRAQAKRLH, from the coding sequence ATGTCCGCGCACGCCTGGCTCAGTGAAGTGGCGCGCCGGCTGCGTGAGGGCCGCCGGCAGCGTCGCGCGCGTGCAGAATTGCAGGCAATGAACGATCTCGAACTGCGTGATCTCGGCCTCGGTCGCTCGGACCTGCCGTCGGTACTCGGCGGACGTTTCGAGGACGGGTTTCGCGCGCAGGCGAAACGCCTGCATTGA
- a CDS encoding tautomerase family protein codes for MPMITLQLSRPLDAETRLAVTRAVTDLTAEVLGKKRELTALAMGHVEHWSVGAEAVGGALTAFHLDVRITAGTNTKPEKANYVSAVWQALDELIGPLHPASYIVVSDLAADSWGYAGETQEVRHVRARLAQ; via the coding sequence ATGCCGATGATCACGCTGCAGCTGTCCCGCCCGCTCGACGCCGAAACACGCCTCGCCGTGACCCGCGCCGTCACCGATCTGACAGCCGAGGTGCTCGGCAAGAAGCGCGAGCTGACGGCGCTGGCCATGGGTCACGTAGAACACTGGTCTGTCGGCGCGGAGGCGGTTGGCGGTGCGCTGACCGCCTTCCATCTGGACGTGCGCATCACCGCCGGCACCAACACGAAGCCGGAGAAGGCGAACTATGTTTCCGCCGTCTGGCAGGCGCTGGACGAACTGATCGGCCCGCTGCACCCGGCCAGCTACATCGTGGTCAGCGATCTGGCGGCGGATTCCTGGGGCTATGCCGGCGAGACACAGGAGGTGCGTCATGTCCGCGCACGCCTGGCTCAGTGA
- a CDS encoding PLP-dependent aminotransferase family protein has protein sequence MNRYEQLADRLRSDIRAGLYPPGQRLPSVRRIALQQGLSIATCISAYRKLEAQGWLEARPQSGFYARTPEALPPRACQTCDDESPGEVTMSERVAQVMRASHRDDLLVFSTAIPHADFLPVKDIRASLGRALRADDAGSARYGEFIGEEALRVQIARRAVDSGCQIHPDDIVITTGCQEALTLALRATTQPGDVVAIESPAFFGTLQLIESLGLKALEIPTDAQTGLSPDALELALEKWPVKACLACTSFSNPSGALMPDAHKRRIVQMLSSRGIALIEDDIYGELAHDGERPRVAKAWDRTGHVLLCSSFSKTLAPGLRIGWIVAGRWRREVERLKYGSTMATALLPQRALADYLTSGRPERHMARIRRQYAEQMERMQTAIARHFPPGTRCTRPAGGFILWVELPEHIDALALQSRALAAGISIAPGPLFSPQGKYRNCIRLMCAVRWDARVDAALASLGSLASR, from the coding sequence ATGAACCGCTACGAACAACTCGCCGACCGGCTGCGCTCCGATATCCGCGCCGGTCTGTACCCGCCGGGCCAGCGCCTGCCGTCGGTGCGTCGCATCGCGCTGCAGCAGGGCCTCAGCATCGCCACCTGCATCTCCGCCTACCGCAAGCTCGAAGCCCAGGGCTGGCTGGAGGCGCGCCCGCAGTCCGGCTTCTACGCCCGTACGCCCGAGGCGCTGCCGCCCCGCGCCTGCCAGACCTGCGACGACGAATCGCCGGGCGAAGTGACGATGTCGGAACGGGTGGCCCAGGTCATGCGCGCCTCGCACCGCGACGACCTGCTGGTGTTCAGCACCGCGATTCCGCACGCCGACTTCCTTCCGGTGAAGGACATCCGGGCCAGCCTCGGCCGCGCCCTGCGCGCCGACGACGCCGGCAGCGCGCGCTACGGAGAATTCATTGGCGAAGAGGCGCTGCGCGTGCAGATCGCCCGGCGCGCAGTCGATTCCGGCTGCCAGATCCATCCCGACGACATCGTCATCACCACCGGCTGCCAGGAAGCCCTGACGCTGGCGCTGCGCGCCACCACGCAGCCGGGCGACGTGGTCGCCATCGAGTCGCCGGCCTTCTTCGGCACGCTGCAGCTGATCGAATCGCTGGGTCTGAAGGCGCTCGAAATCCCGACCGACGCGCAGACCGGCCTCAGCCCGGACGCGCTCGAACTGGCGCTGGAAAAGTGGCCGGTCAAGGCCTGCCTGGCGTGCACCAGCTTCAGCAACCCGAGCGGTGCGCTGATGCCGGACGCGCACAAGCGGCGCATCGTGCAGATGCTGTCGAGCCGCGGCATCGCGCTGATCGAGGACGACATCTACGGTGAACTGGCACACGACGGCGAACGCCCGCGCGTCGCCAAGGCCTGGGACCGCACCGGTCACGTGCTGCTGTGTTCGTCCTTCTCCAAGACGCTGGCGCCCGGCCTGCGCATCGGCTGGATTGTCGCCGGACGCTGGCGGCGCGAGGTCGAGCGTCTCAAGTACGGCAGCACGATGGCGACCGCGCTGCTGCCGCAGCGCGCGCTCGCCGACTACCTCACCAGCGGCCGGCCGGAGCGGCACATGGCGCGCATCCGCCGGCAGTACGCCGAGCAGATGGAAAGGATGCAGACCGCGATCGCGCGTCACTTCCCGCCCGGCACGCGCTGCACGCGTCCGGCCGGCGGCTTCATCCTGTGGGTCGAACTGCCGGAGCACATCGACGCGCTGGCGCTGCAGTCGCGGGCACTGGCGGCCGGCATCAGCATCGCACCCGGCCCGCTGTTCTCGCCGCAAGGCAAGTACCGCAACTGCATACGCCTGATGTGCGCGGTGCGCTGGGACGCACGCGTCGACGCCGCACTCGCCAGCCTGGGTTCGCTCGCCAGCCGATAG
- a CDS encoding PEP-CTERM sorting domain-containing protein produces MFTRSTLAAALLAGLMSAGAQAAAPTISGQFGSGITAGTVAAESYSFIGSAENWSFWTFKADFLSEVSITVTPTDPTLDVVFGIWYGVESDTANYFDLGSASATTMFVTGADGTPSNPYAGAGEAASANFFNDYGNGLFVLAIADFSDNVGVGQLGYTITATVPEPETYALLLAGLGLIGAAARRRA; encoded by the coding sequence ATGTTCACGCGTTCCACCCTTGCAGCCGCCCTGCTGGCCGGCCTGATGTCGGCCGGCGCCCAGGCGGCCGCCCCGACCATCAGCGGCCAGTTCGGCAGCGGCATCACGGCCGGCACCGTCGCCGCCGAAAGCTATTCCTTCATCGGCAGCGCCGAAAACTGGTCCTTCTGGACCTTCAAGGCCGATTTCCTGAGCGAAGTGTCGATCACCGTCACCCCGACGGATCCGACGCTCGACGTCGTTTTCGGCATCTGGTACGGCGTCGAGAGCGATACCGCGAACTACTTCGACCTCGGCAGCGCCTCGGCGACCACGATGTTCGTCACCGGCGCCGACGGCACGCCGTCCAACCCCTACGCCGGCGCCGGTGAAGCGGCCAGCGCGAACTTCTTCAACGACTACGGCAACGGCCTGTTCGTGCTCGCCATCGCCGACTTCAGCGACAACGTCGGGGTCGGCCAGCTTGGCTACACCATCACCGCCACCGTGCCGGAGCCCGAAACCTACGCGCTGCTGCTGGCCGGCCTCGGCCTGATCGGCGCTGCCGCCCGCCGTCGCGCCTGA